Proteins encoded in a region of the Leopardus geoffroyi isolate Oge1 chromosome E2, O.geoffroyi_Oge1_pat1.0, whole genome shotgun sequence genome:
- the EDC4 gene encoding enhancer of mRNA-decapping protein 4 isoform X5 produces MASSCASIDIEDATQHLRDILKLDRPAGGPSAESQRPSNAYNGDLNGLLVPDPLCSGDGTSTNKSGVRAMPPINLQEKQVICLSGDDSSTCIGILAKEVEIVASSDSSISSKARGSNKVKIQPVAKYDWEQKYYYGNLIAVSNSFLAYAIRAANNGSAMVRVISVSTSERTLLKGFTGSVADLAFAHLNSSQLACLDEAGNLFVWRLALVNGKIQEEILVHIQQPEGTPLNHFRRIIWCPFIPEESEDCCEEGSPTVALLHEDRAEVWDLDMLRSNHSTWPVRVSQIKQGFIVVKGHSTCLSEGALSPDGTVLATASHDGFVKFWQIYIEGQDEPRCLHEWKPHDGRSLSCLLFCDNHKKQDPEVPFWRFLITGADQNRELKMWCTVSWTCLQTIRFSPDIFSSVSVPPSLKVCLDLSAEYLILSDVQRKVLYVMELLQNQEEGRACFSSISEFLLTHPVLSFGIQVVSRCRLRHTEVLPAEEENDSLGADGTHGAGAVESAAGVLIKLFCVHTKALQDVQIRFQPQLNPDVVAPLPTHTAHEDFAFGESRPELGSEGLGSATQGSQPDLRRIVELPAPADFLSLSSETKPKLMTPDAFMTPSTSLQQIAASPSNSNSSSSSSSSSSSLTAVSAMSSTSAVDPSLPRPPEELTLSPKLQLDGSLTMSSSSSLQASPRSLLPSLLPGPADKLTPKAPGQVPTAASALSLELQEVEPLGLPQASPSRTRSPDVISSASTALSQDIPEIASEALSRGFVSSAPEGLEPDSMASAASALHLLSPRPRPASELGSQLGLDGGPGDGDRHSTPSLLEAALTQEATAPDNQVWPTAPDITRETCSSLAESPRNGLQEKHKSLAFHRPPYHLLQQHDSQDASAEQSDHDDEVASLASAAGGFGTKVPTPRLPAKDWKTKGSPRASPKLKRKGKKDDGDSAVGSRLMEHQVAEPPDDWPALIWQQQRELAELRHSQEELLQRLCTQLEGLQSTVTGHVERALESRHEQDQRRLERALAEGQQRGGQLQEQLTQQLSQALSSAIAGRLERSIRDEIKKTVPPCVSRSLEPVAGQLSNSVATKLTAVEGSMKENISKLLKSKNLTDAIARAAADTLQGPMQSAYREAFQSVVLPAFEKSCQAMFQQINDSFRLGTQEYLQQLESHMKSRKAREQEAREPVLAQLRGLVSTLQGATEQMAATVSSSVRAEVQHQLHVAVGSLQESILAQVQRIVKGEVSVALKEQQAAVTSSIMQAMRSAAGTPVPAAHLDCQAQQAHILQLLQQGHLNQAFQQALTAADLNLVLYVCETVDPGQVFGQPPCPLSQPVLLSLIQQLASDLGTRTDLKLSYLEEAVMHLDHSDPITRDHMGSVMAQVRQKLFQFLQAEPHNSLGKVARRLSLMLHGLVTPSLP; encoded by the exons ATGGCCTCCTCCTGCGCGAGCATCGACATCGAGGACGCCACGCAGCACCTGCGGGACATCCTCAAGCTGGACCGGCCCGCGGGGG GTCCCAGTGCAGAGAGCCAGCGGCCATCTAATGCCTACAATGGAGATCTCAATGGGCTTCTGGTCCCAGACCCTCTCTGCTCAGGTGATGGTACTTCAACAAACAAGTCTGGTGTCCGGGCCATGCCACCTATTAATCTTCAGGAAAAGCAGGTCAT CTGCCTCTCAGGAGATGACAGCTCTACGTGCATTGGGATTTTGGCCAAGGAGGTGGAGATTGTGGCCAGCAGTGACTCTAGCATCTCAAGCAAGGCACGGGGCAGCAACAAG GTGAAAATCCAGCCTGTGGCCAAGTATGACTGGGAGCAGAAATACTACTACGGCAACCTGATTGCTGTGTCCAACTCCTTCTTGGCCTATGCCATTCGGG CCGCCAACAATGGTTCAGCGATGGTGCGGGTGATCAGTGTAAGCACTTCGGAGCGGACCCTGCTCAAGGGCTTCACAGGCAGCGTGGCTGATCTGGCCTTTGCACACCTGAATTCCTCACAGCTGGCCTGCCTAGATGAGGCAGGCAACCTGTTTGTGTGGCGCTTGGCTCTAGTTAATGGCAAAATTCA AGAAGAGATCTTGGTCCACATCCAGCAGCCAGAGGGTACACCACTGAACCACTTCCGTAGGATCATCTGGTGCCCCTTCATCCCTGAGGAGAGTGAGGACTGCTGTGAGGAGGGCAGCCCAACGGTGGCCCTGTTGCATGAGGACCGG GCTGAGGTGTGGGACCTGGACATGCTCCGCTCCAACCACAGCACCTGGCCTGTGCGTGTCAGCCAGATCAAGCAAGGCTTCATCGTGGTCAAAGGCCATAGCACG TGTCTAAGTGAAGGGGCCCTCTCACCCGATGGGACTGTCCTGGCTACTGCAAGCCATGATGGCTTTGTCAAGTTCTGGCAGATCTACATTGAGGGGCAGGATGAACCAAG GTGTCTGCACGAATGGAAGCCTCATGATGGGAGGtccctttcctgcctcctgtTCTGTGACAACCATAAGAAACAGGAccctga AGTCCCTTTCTGGAGGTTCCTTATTACTGGCGCTGACCAGAATCGAGAGCTAAAGATGTGGTGCACAGTGTCCTGGACCTGTCTGCAGACAATTCG TTTCTCCCCAGATATCTTTAGCTCAGTGAGTGTGCCCCCCAGCCTCAAGGTTTGTCTGGACCTCTCAGCTGAATACCTTATTCTCAGCGATGTGCAACGGAAG GTCCTCTACGTGATGGAGCTGCTGCAGAACCAGGAGGAGGGCCGTGCCTGCTTCAGCTCCATCTCTGAGTTCCTGCTCACCCATCCTGTGCTGAGCTTCGGTATCCAGGTTGTGAGTCGCTGCCGGCTGCGGCACACTGAAGTGCTACCTGCTGAGGAAGAGAATGACAGCCTAGGGGCTG ATGGAACCCACGGAGCTGGTGCCGTGGAGTCTGCAGCTGGTGTGCTCATCAAACTCTTCTGTGTGCATACTAA GGCATTGCAAGACGTACAGATCCGCTTCCAGCCGCAGCTGAACCCTGATGTGGTGGCCCCGCTCCCCACCCACACTGCCCATGAGGACTTCG CATTTGGAGAGTCTCGGCCCGAACTGGGCTCTGAGGGCCTGGGGTCAGCTACCCAAGGCTCCCAGCCTGACCTCCGACGCATAGTGGAGCTACCTGCACCTGCTGACTTCCTCAGTCTGAGCAGTGAGACCAAGCCCAAGCTGATGACACCTGACGCCTTCATGACACCTAGCACCTCCCTGCAGCAG attGCTGCCTCCCccagcaacagcaacagcagcagcagctccagctccagctcctccTCTCTTACAGCTGTGTCTGCCATGAGCAGTACCTCAGCTGTggacccctccctgcccag GCCACCCGAGGAGCTGACTTTGAGCCCCAAGTTGCAACTGGATGGCAGTTTGACaatgagcagcagcagcagcctgcAGGCAAGCCCGCGTAGCCTCTTGCCTAGCCTGCTCCCAGGTCCAGCTGACAAACTGACTCCCAAAGCACCTGGACAG GTGCCTACTGCTGCTTCTGCACTATCACTGGAGCTGCAGGAAGTGGAGCCCCTGGGGCTACCCCAGGCTTCCCCTAGCCGTACCCGCTCCCCTGATGTTATCTCCTCAGCTTCCACTGCCCTGTCCCAGGACATCCCTGAGATTGCATCTGAGGCCCTCTCCCGTGGTTTTGTCTCCTCTGCTCCTGAGGGTCTTGAACCAGATAGTATGGCCTCGGCTGCCTCAGCGCTACACCTGCTGTCCCCACGGCCCCGGCCAGCATCTGAGCTTGGCTCTCAGCTTGGCCTGGATGGAGGCCCTGGGGATGGGGATCGGCATAGTACCCCTTCCCTTTTGGAGGCAGCCTTGACCCAGGAAGCCACAGCCCCTGACAATCAGGTCTGGCCTACGGCACCAGACATTACTCGTGAGACCTGCAGCAGCCTGGCAGAGAG TCCCAGGAATGGCCTCCAGGAGAAGCACAAGAGCCTGGCCTTCCATCGACCACCTTATCACCTCCTGCAGCAACATGATAGCCAGGATGCCAGTGCTGAGCAAAG TGACCATGATGATGAAGTGGCCAGCCTTGCCTCTGCTGCAGGGGGCTTTGGCACCAAAGTTCCCACTCCACGGCTGCCAGCCAAGGATTGGAAGACCAAGGGATCTCCTCGAGCCTCACCCAAGCTTAAGAGAAAGGGCAAGAAAGATGACGG GGATTCGGCTGTAGGATCCCGGCTCATGGAGCACCAG GTGGCAGAACCTCCTGATGACTGGCCAGCACTAATTTGGCAACAGCAGAGAGAGCTGGCAGAGCTGCGGCACAGCCAGGAAGAATTGCTGCAGCGTCTTTGCACCCAACTTGAAGGCTTGCAGAGCACAGTCACGGGCCACGTAGAACGCGCCCTAGAGTCACGGCATGAGCAAGACC AGCGGCGGCTGGAGCGGGCACTGGCTGAGGGGCAGCAGCGGGGTGGGCAGCTGCAGGAGCAGCTGACGCAACAGCTGTCCCAGGCACTGTCTTCAGCTATAGCTGGTCGGCTAGAGCGCAGCATACGGGATGAGATCAAGAAGACGGTGCCTCCAT GTGTCTCCAGGAGTTTGGAGCCAGTGGCAGGCCAGCTGAGCAATTCAGTGGCCACCAAGCTCACAGCTGTGGAGGGTAGCATGAAAGAGAATATCTCCAAGCTACTAAAGTCCAAG aaCTTGACAGATGCCATTGCCCGAGCAGCTGCAGACACATTACAGGGGCCAATGCAGTCTGCCTACCGGGAAGCCTTCCAGAGCGTGGTACTGCCAGCCTTTGAGAAGAGCTGCCAGGCCATGTTCCAGCAGATCAATGATAGCTTCCGACTGGGCACGCAAGAAT ACTTGCAGCAGCTAGAGAGCCACATGAAGAGCCGGAAGGCACGAGAACAAGAAGCACGGGAGCCCGTGTTGGCCCAGCTGCGAGGCCTGGTCAGCACACTGCAGGGTGCCACTGAGCAGATGGCAGCCACTGTATCCAGCAGCGTTCGGGCTGAGGTGCAGCACCAGCTGCACGTGGCTGTGGGCAG CCTGCAGGAGTCAATTTTAGCACAGGTACAGCGCATTGTTAAAGGTGAGGTGAGTGTAGCACTTAAGGAGCAACAGGCTGCCGTCACGTCTAGCATCATGCAGGCCATGCGTTCAGCAGCTGGCACACCTGTCCCCGCTGCCCACCTCGACTGCCAGGCCCAGCAAGCCCATATTCTACAGCTGCTGCAGCAGGGCCACCTCAATCAGGCCTTCCAGCAG GCCCTGACGGCTGCTGACCTGAACCTGGTGCTGTATGTGTGTGAAACTGTGGACCCAGGGCAGGTTTTTGGGCAGCCACCCTGCCCACTCTCCCAGCCTGTGCTCCTTTCCCTCATCCAGCAGCTGGCCTCTGACCTTGGTACTCGAACTGACCTCAAGCTCAG CTACCTGGAAGAGGCTGTGATGCACCTGGACCACAGTGACCCCATCACTCGGGACCACATGGGCTCCGTCATGGCCCAGGTGCGCCAGAAGCTCTTTCAGTTCCTGCAGGCTGAGCCGCACAACTCACTTGGCAAAGTGGCCCGGCGTCTCAGCCTCATGTTGCACGGCCTTGTAACCCCTAGCCTCCCTTAG